ATATAGAATTGAACCAGAACCAGAATACCAATAAAGGCAAAAAAGGAAAGACAAATAAGGATATTCTTCAGAAAAGATATGAAGAAACTGGCTTAAATGTTAAATATACCTTCGATAATTTTGTGGTAGGAGATAGTAATCGCTTTGCTCACGCAGCTTGTCTTGCCGTTGCCCAATCTCCCGCTAAATCTTACAACCCCCTTTTTGTTTATGGGGGAGTTGGATTAGGAAAAACACATCTAATGCATGGTATTGGAAATTATATTATTAATAAAAATTCTATTCATTCTATTAATATTGCCTATATTTCCTCTGAAAAATTTACCAATGAGCTAATTAATGCTATTAAAGATGATGCTACAGAGGCATTTAGGGAAAAATACCGTAATTTTGATATTTTACTAATTGACGATATCCAATTTTTGGCTGGCAAAGAAAGAACACAGGAAGAGTTTTTTCACACTTTTAATTCCCTCTATAATGCCAGCAAACAGATTGTAATTACCTCTGACCGCCCCCCAAAGGAAATTACTAATTTAGAAAATCGCCTGATTTCCAGATTCGAATGGGGATTAATTACAGATATTCAACCCCCGGATTTAGAAACTAGAATTGCCATATTACAGAAAAAAGCAGAAGCTTATCAGTTAGAACTCTCAGATGAGATTATTAACTATATCGCTAATAAAATTCCTTCCAATATCCGTCAGTTAGAGGGCGCCCTAAATAAGCTCAATGCTTATATAACCCTAACCACTCAGAGAGAAGTTGACTTGACCTTAGCCAAACAAATATTAAAGGATTTTATTCCTATTGAAGAGAAGGAAATATCAATTCAATTAATTCAAAAACATACGGCAGAATATTTTAACCTTAAACCGGTAATATTACTATCTAAAAAAAGGACTAAAAATATAGTAGCTGCACGTCATATTGCCATGTATTTAGCTAGGGAATTAACTGATTTTTCCCTGCCTATGATTGGTAATTTCTTTGGAGGAAAAGATCATACGACAGTTATTCATTCCTGTAATAAGATTAAGGAACAATTAAAGACAGATAAGAAACTAAAATTAAATATAGACCGTCTGATAAATAAAATTCAAAACAGTTCCTGATTGAAAAATTATTTCTGTATCATAAATATTGTTTATTTAATGTTTTCGTAGATAATATTATTTTTTATAACAGTAAAATTTTATAAAATTAAAATGTGAATAGTGTTAAGAAAAAACTATCATTATTAAGAATAATATCCACATAATTTTTTATTGAATTATAAGAGAATATAAGTGTTATTAACATAATTCACACTATTACTACTATGAATACTCTCTTTTTATTTTAAAAGTTAAGCATAATCAAATTAAGAGAATGAATTAAAAAGAACAGATAAAAATTTTTAAATTAATGATAGGAGAAAGTAATGAAAGTTATATGTTCTCAAAAAAGTTTAGTAAATGGAATTCAAATAGTACAAAAAGCCATATCTACAAAATTAGGTCTACCTATATATAATGGAATTCTTTTTGAAGTTACCAGTGATAATAGAATTCACTTATTTTCAACTGATTTGGAAATAGGTATTGATTGTTATATTTCCGCTCAGATTGTGGAACATGGAGCAGTAGTTATTCCCAGTAAGATTTTTAGTGATTTAATTAGAAGATTTCCAGAAGGAAATATAGAAATTGAAGTTGATAAAGATAATATAATTCACATTAAGGAAGAAGATTTGTCAAATTATAAAATTCTCGGTTTTTCTGCTGAGGATTTTTCCCCGTTTCCTGAAATTCAGAGTAATATAAAAATAAAATTAACTCATAAAATATTAAAAGATACCATACAGGAGGTTATTTTTGCTTCCTCAAAAGATGAAAATAGGTCTTTTTTAAATGGCGTATTATTTAAGAGAGTAGAAAAAGGATTGGAAATTGCTGCAACTGATAGTCATCGATTGGCATTAAAAAAGATTAAATTAGCTGGTAAGAACAAAATTGAAACAGATAATCAATTTGAGGTTATTATTCCTCAACGAGCGTTATCCGAATTATTTAAATTACTTAACTTTGAGGATGATAATATAGTTGAAATAGATATAGGAGAAAAACAGGTAATATTTATTTTAAATTCAGAAGGCGAAAAGAATAAGATTAGATTATTCTCACGAATAATTGATGGACAATACCCTGATTATCATCAAATAATACCTCGTCAATTTAAAAC
This is a stretch of genomic DNA from Atribacterota bacterium. It encodes these proteins:
- the dnaA gene encoding chromosomal replication initiator protein DnaA; translated protein: MNYYQFNKRWEDVLQVIRERLGPQMYNTWFSQIKYVDFKNNELYLAVPSAFCKNWIEKNYYQLIKDILIEQLDFGEDIIIKFNIELNQNQNTNKGKKGKTNKDILQKRYEETGLNVKYTFDNFVVGDSNRFAHAACLAVAQSPAKSYNPLFVYGGVGLGKTHLMHGIGNYIINKNSIHSINIAYISSEKFTNELINAIKDDATEAFREKYRNFDILLIDDIQFLAGKERTQEEFFHTFNSLYNASKQIVITSDRPPKEITNLENRLISRFEWGLITDIQPPDLETRIAILQKKAEAYQLELSDEIINYIANKIPSNIRQLEGALNKLNAYITLTTQREVDLTLAKQILKDFIPIEEKEISIQLIQKHTAEYFNLKPVILLSKKRTKNIVAARHIAMYLARELTDFSLPMIGNFFGGKDHTTVIHSCNKIKEQLKTDKKLKLNIDRLINKIQNSS
- the dnaN gene encoding DNA polymerase III subunit beta, with product MKVICSQKSLVNGIQIVQKAISTKLGLPIYNGILFEVTSDNRIHLFSTDLEIGIDCYISAQIVEHGAVVIPSKIFSDLIRRFPEGNIEIEVDKDNIIHIKEEDLSNYKILGFSAEDFSPFPEIQSNIKIKLTHKILKDTIQEVIFASSKDENRSFLNGVLFKRVEKGLEIAATDSHRLALKKIKLAGKNKIETDNQFEVIIPQRALSELFKLLNFEDDNIVEIDIGEKQVIFILNSEGEKNKIRLFSRIIDGQYPDYHQIIPRQFKTIVKIDTEEFKQRMERITLFVKEDLNTIKIETHLYTQQKGENRGELIIKAKTPDIGDACEQIPCLVEGEYVEIAFNSRYIVDVLRVIKTDHTEIRLNENLNPAMINPIDKEEQYNYVLMPVRMD